The following are from one region of the Pocillopora verrucosa isolate sample1 chromosome 3, ASM3666991v2, whole genome shotgun sequence genome:
- the LOC136279527 gene encoding kinesin-like protein KIF21A, which produces MEDETSVRVALRIRPQSAAERIDMCRVCTCVTPGHPQVVLGKDKAFTFDHVFDIESKQFVIYEQCLRGLVEGCLDGYNATVLAYGQVITLLFV; this is translated from the exons ATGGAAGACGAAACATCGGTTCGAGTGGCTTTGAG GATTCGTCCTCAAAGCGCCGCCGAGCGAATAGACATGTGTAGAGTTTGTACTTGCGTTACTCCAGGACATCCTCAAGTTGTTCTCGGAAAAGACAAGGCCTTTACGTTCGATCATGTATTTGACATCGAGAGTAAACAGTTTGTGATCTATGAGCAGTGTCTTAGAGGACTCGTTGAAGG CTGCCTTGATGGCTATAACGCTACAGTCCTTGCTTATGGGCAGGTAATTACACTTTTGTTCGTCTAG